A region of Thermotoga sp. Mc24 DNA encodes the following proteins:
- a CDS encoding ABC transporter ATP-binding protein yields MEAVIVKDLKRSIGKKEILKGISFEIQEGEIFGLIGPNGAGKTTTLRIISTLIKPSSGTVTVFGKNVVEEPHEVRKLISYLPEEAGAYRNMRGIEYLRFVAGFYASSSSEMEEMIERAMEIADLGEKIKERISTYSKGMVRKLLIARSLMVNPRLAILDEPTSGLDVLNARAVRKILKRASQEGLTILLSSHNMLEVELLCDRIALIHNGMIVETGTAEELKEKYRAQNIEEVFEEVVKCSEDF; encoded by the coding sequence ATGGAGGCAGTGATTGTAAAGGATCTGAAAAGAAGCATTGGAAAGAAAGAGATCCTGAAAGGAATTTCTTTTGAGATCCAAGAAGGAGAGATCTTTGGTCTCATAGGACCAAACGGTGCGGGGAAGACCACCACACTCAGGATCATCTCAACGCTGATCAAACCTTCTTCCGGAACTGTCACCGTATTCGGAAAGAACGTTGTCGAAGAGCCACACGAAGTGAGGAAGTTGATCAGCTACCTTCCCGAAGAAGCGGGTGCCTACAGGAACATGAGGGGAATCGAGTATCTGAGATTCGTTGCGGGTTTTTACGCTTCCAGTTCAAGTGAGATGGAAGAGATGATCGAACGGGCAATGGAGATCGCCGATCTCGGTGAAAAGATAAAAGAAAGAATCTCAACCTACAGCAAAGGTATGGTGAGAAAACTCCTCATAGCGAGGTCTTTGATGGTGAATCCTCGTCTCGCCATCCTCGACGAACCCACCTCCGGTCTCGATGTCCTCAACGCAAGAGCGGTGAGAAAGATATTGAAACGGGCATCTCAGGAAGGTCTCACCATACTGCTCTCCTCTCACAACATGCTCGAAGTAGAGCTCCTCTGTGATCGAATAGCGCTGATCCACAACGGAATGATCGTGGAAACGGGAACCGCCGAAGAACTCAAAGAAAAGTACAGAGCACAGAACATCGAAGAGGTCTTCGAGGAGGTGGTGAAATGTTCGGAAGACTTCTGA
- a CDS encoding ABC transporter permease: protein MFGRLLKKEIKELLNLGTIVSVVVMAVLYASLGNVFKSAVEKSTAGQKVAIVREDTGTIAKLAEKTLSDVVNVVYAGSDLKEAEETVKKEKASAIIVIPEDFSQSLESGEKARLEIVWYLRGTGLSEAVSTGMISSLIESLKVQLASFVLNDPKKAQLLFNPFEVVQHTYLKGKLFENHSPKEIMNVFYSQNITIPILIMMLIVMSGSSLITSLALEKENKTLETLLTMPVKREHIALAKIVGSAIGGLIFAGIYMAGFYSYLNSLTQDVQGMGLNFKTVDFLLMGLSLFLSILAGLSLCMLLGMMAKNESSAQLLTFPISILALVPMIANMIMDFSNLPGILKVIVFLIPFSHPIMSPKLTFYGEYGLILSGILYLLIFSVVTTIFVFRIFNSDYIVLGWQGEKSLKFFSR from the coding sequence ATGTTCGGAAGACTTCTGAAGAAAGAGATAAAAGAGCTTCTCAATCTGGGGACGATCGTCTCTGTCGTTGTGATGGCTGTTCTGTACGCTTCACTGGGTAACGTGTTCAAAAGCGCCGTAGAGAAATCCACTGCTGGTCAAAAGGTGGCGATTGTGAGGGAAGATACGGGAACGATCGCCAAACTCGCAGAGAAAACACTCAGTGATGTGGTAAACGTCGTGTACGCAGGAAGCGATCTGAAAGAAGCGGAAGAAACCGTGAAAAAGGAGAAGGCTTCTGCGATCATTGTGATACCCGAAGATTTTTCTCAAAGTCTGGAATCGGGTGAAAAAGCACGGTTGGAAATTGTGTGGTACCTAAGAGGAACCGGCCTGTCAGAAGCGGTCTCCACAGGTATGATCTCATCTCTGATCGAATCCCTCAAAGTGCAACTCGCTTCATTTGTACTGAATGATCCGAAAAAAGCCCAGCTTCTGTTCAATCCATTCGAAGTCGTTCAACATACCTATTTGAAGGGCAAACTCTTTGAAAATCACTCACCAAAAGAGATAATGAACGTCTTCTACTCTCAAAACATAACGATTCCCATTCTGATCATGATGCTGATTGTCATGTCAGGATCTTCCCTCATCACCTCACTCGCACTTGAGAAGGAGAACAAAACTCTCGAGACACTCCTCACGATGCCTGTGAAAAGGGAACACATCGCACTCGCAAAGATCGTGGGAAGTGCGATCGGTGGTTTGATCTTTGCGGGAATATACATGGCAGGCTTCTACAGCTACCTGAATTCTCTAACGCAGGATGTTCAGGGAATGGGATTGAACTTTAAAACCGTAGATTTTCTACTGATGGGATTGAGTCTCTTTCTTTCCATCTTGGCTGGCCTTTCTCTCTGTATGCTACTCGGTATGATGGCAAAAAACGAGAGCAGCGCTCAGCTTCTCACGTTTCCCATTTCGATACTCGCACTGGTTCCGATGATAGCGAACATGATCATGGATTTTTCGAACCTTCCAGGAATTCTCAAGGTAATTGTTTTCCTGATTCCTTTCTCTCATCCCATAATGTCTCCGAAGCTGACTTTTTATGGGGAATATGGTCTCATTCTCTCGGGAATTCTGTACCTTCTCATCTTTTCCGTCGTCACCACGATCTTTGTATTCAGAATTTTCAACTCAGATTACATCGTTCTTGGATGGCAGGGGGAGAAAAGTTTGAAGTTTTTCTCACGTTGA
- a CDS encoding NAD(P)-dependent malic enzyme — translation MDALEIHRFLKGKIRTILPVEKVDREMLSLLYTPGVADVAKICAENPEKTYIYTSRWNMVAVVSDGSAVLGLGDIGPYGALPVMEGKAFLFKAFADLDAFPICLSESDEEKIISIVRSLEPSFGGINLEDIGAPKCFRILQRLSEEMNIPVFHDDQQGTAVVVSAAFLNALKLTGKKIEEVKVVVNGIGAAGYNIVKFLLDLGVKNVVPVDKNGILNERNPETCLNEYHLEIARITNSEGLSGDLETALEGADFFIGVSRGNILKPAWIEKMNRKPVIFALANPVPEIDPKLAREAGAFIVATGRSDHPNQVNNLLAFPGIMKGAVEKRSKITKNMLLSAVEAIARSCKPEPERIVPEAFDMKVHLNVYTAVRDST, via the coding sequence ATGGATGCGCTCGAGATACACAGATTTCTGAAGGGAAAGATAAGAACTATCCTTCCTGTCGAAAAGGTTGACAGGGAGATGCTATCTCTGCTCTACACACCCGGTGTCGCGGACGTTGCCAAAATCTGCGCTGAGAACCCAGAAAAGACCTACATTTACACCTCGAGATGGAACATGGTTGCCGTTGTTTCGGATGGAAGCGCCGTTCTGGGACTCGGTGATATTGGACCTTACGGTGCCCTTCCAGTGATGGAAGGAAAAGCCTTTCTTTTCAAAGCCTTCGCCGATCTCGACGCCTTTCCCATCTGTCTTTCCGAATCTGACGAGGAAAAAATAATCTCTATCGTTAGGAGTCTTGAGCCGAGCTTTGGTGGAATAAATCTTGAAGACATAGGAGCGCCGAAGTGTTTCAGAATCCTTCAGCGTCTTTCGGAAGAGATGAACATACCCGTCTTCCACGATGACCAGCAGGGAACTGCAGTGGTGGTTTCTGCAGCTTTTCTCAACGCGTTGAAACTCACGGGGAAGAAGATCGAAGAAGTAAAGGTGGTTGTGAACGGTATAGGAGCCGCCGGCTACAACATCGTGAAGTTTTTGCTCGATCTTGGTGTGAAAAACGTTGTACCTGTCGATAAAAACGGCATCCTCAACGAAAGAAACCCAGAGACCTGTTTGAACGAGTATCACCTCGAAATCGCACGCATCACCAATTCAGAAGGATTGTCAGGTGATCTTGAAACAGCCCTAGAAGGCGCTGATTTCTTCATAGGTGTTTCGAGGGGAAACATTCTGAAACCAGCGTGGATAGAGAAAATGAACAGAAAACCTGTGATATTCGCCCTCGCAAATCCAGTACCTGAGATAGATCCAAAACTCGCGAGGGAAGCGGGTGCCTTCATCGTGGCGACGGGAAGGTCAGATCATCCAAACCAGGTGAACAACCTCCTCGCTTTTCCCGGTATTATGAAAGGAGCTGTGGAGAAAAGATCTAAGATCACAAAGAATATGCTTCTCTCCGCCGTGGAAGCCATCGCTCGTTCATGCAAACCAGAACCAGAACGCATCGTTCCAGAAGCCTTCGATATGAAGGTTCATCTGAACGTTTATACCGCTGTCAGAGATTCAACGTGA
- a CDS encoding FumA C-terminus/TtdB family hydratase beta subunit codes for MRIEDLKAGQEIRYSGKLIVMRDQAQRRLKEIVDRGEEPPVDLRGQIVFYAGPAKTPSGKPVGAIGPTTSARMDDYLEMLFDLGVTATIGKGKRSKKAIEACRKWKRVYFVTPSGTAAALSKRVKKSRVLAFEDLGPEAVYEIEVEDFPLIVAIDSSGNTIFRE; via the coding sequence TTGAGAATTGAAGATCTGAAAGCCGGTCAGGAAATTCGTTACTCCGGTAAGCTCATCGTGATGAGAGATCAAGCTCAAAGACGTTTGAAAGAGATCGTCGATAGAGGAGAAGAACCACCGGTGGATCTCAGGGGGCAAATTGTCTTTTACGCGGGCCCTGCCAAAACACCATCCGGAAAGCCTGTGGGTGCCATAGGACCCACCACGAGTGCTCGAATGGATGATTACCTGGAGATGCTCTTCGATCTTGGGGTCACCGCAACGATAGGGAAGGGAAAGCGTTCAAAAAAGGCGATAGAGGCCTGCAGAAAATGGAAGAGGGTTTATTTTGTTACACCAAGCGGCACAGCCGCTGCCCTCTCGAAGAGGGTGAAAAAGTCGAGAGTTTTGGCCTTTGAAGACCTCGGGCCCGAAGCGGTCTATGAAATAGAAGTGGAGGACTTTCCCCTTATTGTGGCGATCGACAGCAGCGGGAACACGATTTTCAGGGAGTGA
- a CDS encoding fumarate hydratase, with amino-acid sequence MINKHVISEKIKRAIIEANIKINPEVEEIIERYEGPFSDIIKENCRVSKEEKLPLCQDTGIVEFFVFMGHEVKLEEPIEETLNRAVGEVYSEYPFRYSIVTDPLFERINTGTNTPAIVHIFQVKGKSLEIRFLVKGGGSENLTVLRMMTPTSDVEKVKEFVIEHIKAHGAKACPPLHVGIGIGGTADKALLLSKLALTKSFEERNKDPKYAELEKELEEELNFLVIGFQGLGKGITVYSVHIEHFPTHIATLPVAVSVDCYLCRRGKVTFEN; translated from the coding sequence TTGATAAACAAACACGTTATTTCCGAAAAGATCAAGAGAGCCATCATCGAAGCCAACATAAAGATCAATCCAGAAGTAGAAGAAATCATCGAGCGGTACGAAGGTCCCTTTTCAGATATAATAAAGGAAAACTGCCGCGTTTCCAAAGAGGAAAAACTTCCACTCTGTCAGGACACAGGAATAGTGGAATTCTTCGTTTTCATGGGTCACGAGGTGAAACTGGAAGAACCTATTGAGGAAACCCTGAACAGGGCCGTTGGAGAGGTGTACAGCGAGTATCCTTTTCGTTATTCGATCGTCACCGATCCACTCTTTGAAAGAATCAACACTGGAACGAACACTCCCGCAATCGTCCACATCTTCCAGGTGAAGGGAAAATCCCTTGAGATCAGATTTCTGGTGAAAGGTGGAGGCAGTGAAAATCTCACGGTTCTTCGTATGATGACTCCCACCTCAGATGTGGAGAAAGTCAAAGAATTCGTTATCGAGCACATCAAAGCACACGGAGCAAAGGCCTGCCCACCGCTCCACGTGGGTATCGGGATCGGAGGAACAGCCGATAAGGCTCTTCTCCTTTCGAAGTTAGCGCTTACGAAGAGCTTCGAGGAGAGGAACAAAGATCCAAAATACGCAGAACTCGAGAAGGAACTCGAAGAGGAACTCAACTTTCTCGTAATAGGCTTTCAAGGTCTCGGAAAGGGTATCACCGTTTACTCCGTTCACATAGAACATTTTCCGACCCACATCGCCACCCTGCCGGTTGCCGTTTCGGTGGATTGTTACCTCTGCAGAAGGGGGAAAGTGACTTTTGAGAATTGA
- a CDS encoding TrpB-like pyridoxal phosphate-dependent enzyme translates to MRIVVNLKPEEIPKHWYNVLADLPFKLDPPLDPETKQPISPEKLSVIFPMSLIEQEVSEERFIEIPEPVLKEYAVYRPTPLIRATFLEEYLQTPARIYYKYEGVSPTGSHKPNTAIAQAYYNKIEGVKRLVTETGAGQWGSALSYAGAKFGLEVKVFMVKISYQQKPMRKYMMNLFGGKVTPSPSEETNFGKKILSEDPDNPGSLGIAISEALEVAVSDPNTKYSLGSVLNHVLLHQTVIGLEIKKQLELIGEKPDILLGCHGGGSNFGGTILPFVPDKLSGRDIRFVACEPAACPSLTKGNYDYDFGDTAGLTPLLKMYTLGKDFIPPKIHAGGLRYHGSAPIIARLVKEGLVEAQAFDQDETFEAAKTFAKLEGIIPAPESAHAIAGAIREAKKAKEEGKERVIVFTLSGHGLLDLTAYV, encoded by the coding sequence ATGAGAATTGTTGTGAATTTGAAACCTGAGGAAATCCCAAAGCACTGGTACAACGTACTCGCAGATCTTCCGTTCAAACTCGATCCGCCGCTGGACCCCGAAACGAAACAACCCATTTCACCCGAGAAGCTCTCTGTTATCTTCCCCATGAGTTTGATCGAACAGGAGGTCTCAGAAGAGCGTTTCATCGAAATACCCGAGCCCGTTCTGAAAGAATACGCCGTTTACAGACCCACTCCCCTCATCAGAGCCACTTTCTTAGAAGAGTACCTCCAGACTCCGGCGAGGATCTACTACAAGTACGAAGGAGTGAGCCCCACTGGAAGCCACAAGCCGAACACAGCCATCGCCCAGGCCTACTACAACAAGATAGAAGGGGTCAAAAGGCTCGTCACAGAAACGGGGGCGGGACAATGGGGTAGCGCTCTCTCATATGCCGGCGCCAAGTTCGGATTGGAAGTAAAAGTGTTCATGGTGAAGATCAGCTACCAGCAAAAACCGATGAGAAAATACATGATGAACCTCTTCGGAGGAAAGGTAACTCCAAGCCCCAGTGAAGAAACGAACTTCGGAAAGAAGATCCTGAGTGAAGATCCAGACAATCCAGGTAGTCTTGGCATCGCCATCAGTGAGGCACTGGAAGTGGCCGTGTCTGATCCGAACACGAAGTACTCCCTCGGAAGCGTATTGAATCATGTTCTGCTCCACCAGACGGTTATAGGCCTCGAGATCAAGAAACAGCTCGAACTCATAGGTGAAAAACCAGACATCTTACTGGGATGTCACGGAGGAGGCTCGAATTTTGGAGGAACGATACTTCCCTTCGTTCCAGACAAACTTTCCGGAAGGGATATCAGGTTCGTCGCCTGCGAGCCTGCCGCGTGTCCATCCCTGACGAAAGGGAATTACGATTACGATTTCGGAGACACCGCGGGACTCACACCTCTGCTGAAAATGTACACCCTTGGAAAGGACTTCATTCCTCCGAAGATACACGCGGGAGGTCTCAGATACCACGGCTCCGCTCCGATAATCGCAAGACTTGTGAAAGAAGGGCTCGTGGAGGCACAGGCTTTCGATCAGGACGAAACGTTCGAGGCAGCGAAGACATTCGCAAAGCTTGAAGGGATAATTCCCGCTCCGGAATCCGCCCATGCCATTGCAGGAGCTATAAGAGAAGCAAAGAAAGCGAAAGAAGAAGGAAAAGAACGTGTGATAGTATTCACTCTGAGCGGCCACGGTCTGCTCGATCTCACAGCGTACGTGTGA
- a CDS encoding cation diffusion facilitator family transporter — MKKKLLFSIWLNAIITLSEVAGGLISGSLALLGDSLHNFSDTMSLIGSFIAMKISEKPKNKKYTFGYRRSEIIVAFLNSVSIFVVSTLVVIEAVKRLGNPATVHTSVLLLVSSIGLAANFFSVILLHTHSKESMNVRSAYLHLIADTLSSILVVLGAVFMRVWKIYWLDPVLAFVIALYMFKEAYEIVKESFEILMEASPNLDFEKIKEEIEKIEGVRNAHHFHAWRVGEKEIHFECHVEVDNMELKDAQKIIDEIEKRLKKYGITHTTVQLECERCSKEMICS; from the coding sequence GTGAAGAAGAAACTGCTGTTCTCCATATGGTTGAACGCCATCATAACGCTCTCTGAAGTGGCCGGCGGCTTGATATCTGGGAGTCTCGCCCTTCTGGGCGACTCCCTTCATAACTTTTCCGATACCATGAGTCTTATTGGAAGTTTCATCGCGATGAAGATCAGCGAGAAACCGAAAAACAAAAAGTACACCTTCGGTTACAGAAGAAGCGAAATCATTGTGGCTTTCTTGAACTCCGTATCCATCTTCGTTGTTTCAACACTCGTTGTCATCGAAGCGGTGAAAAGATTGGGGAACCCCGCCACCGTTCACACGTCGGTGCTTCTCCTCGTCTCCTCGATAGGTCTCGCTGCCAACTTCTTTTCCGTCATCCTTCTTCACACCCACAGCAAAGAAAGTATGAACGTTCGATCCGCGTACCTGCACCTCATAGCGGACACCCTGTCCTCGATCCTTGTGGTTCTTGGGGCTGTTTTCATGAGGGTCTGGAAAATATACTGGCTCGACCCTGTTCTCGCCTTCGTTATAGCCTTATACATGTTCAAAGAGGCTTATGAAATAGTGAAAGAGTCCTTTGAGATCCTCATGGAAGCTTCACCGAACCTGGACTTTGAGAAAATAAAGGAGGAAATTGAAAAAATAGAAGGTGTGAGGAACGCCCACCATTTTCACGCCTGGAGAGTGGGAGAGAAAGAAATCCACTTCGAGTGTCACGTTGAAGTGGACAACATGGAACTGAAAGACGCCCAGAAGATCATAGACGAAATAGAAAAAAGATTGAAAAAATACGGGATAACCCACACCACCGTTCAGCTCGAATGTGAAAGGTGCAGCAAAGAGATGATCTGCAGTTAG
- a CDS encoding ATP-binding protein, whose translation MKIERVHVEGFGKFENFSFPLKSGLNIIFGGNAAGKTTLANFIRYCLTGELPELENYRPWFSNRFGGYLETSEGRVEFGQGRLDPELFSFTSFISEGVDNTLNGSKKVASFLMESYRNRPEAVELERILNEDFSVLMKKTKELEAEISNLKERVEAWKEKRRSLLLVLKRKKELSRDLQEKRRLLEEEINRFESEKSERLSSIEARINEMKAELLRVEKELEEIERKTAVSEEKVREAIEIAQKLDYLRERGKELEKEIESLEEKSKDTEERLKTIMKDFSVSSLEELKLKLENMKLQIELVENEQKAKLNEIIGHLREPLREIDEKLEETQAKIENTGDDMKRFDKTLSIFRIFVAVFLTFALVSIIFAFLKSGYLFFYLTLAGTGASAISMWNYYRLRRKLFELESELMNLSTQKRSLIERKNQIVSKLKETAGVDNIEELEKFLRDQIVKKVFERIPFLSKYGSEPRKAVENVEEQMRELLILKSSVEASLSAKKKNLEELQEYSREQEEVLKNTLKEIGVDSEDELKVLRDLLERRANLRKTRDSLEKEIANLMKEKEEIESSRSNARIEELKREVEQIESELEKLVVSPLEEPFDVLEALFRKKVELEIFERAIGYIPEFKDRIKKEHEELLRGYTRDLAVELTDVYRRFFKENQVFKVSPDLMVTINVPEEKKVVDVLNTSALKLLSFQMKRFISRVLEVESPLVVDNTFVDLDDEKIDLLWQELKEVSKTRQVVLFTSDRRLLKEEPVLKL comes from the coding sequence ATGAAAATAGAGCGTGTACACGTTGAAGGGTTTGGAAAATTCGAGAATTTTTCTTTCCCCCTGAAAAGCGGGTTGAACATCATCTTCGGAGGGAACGCAGCTGGAAAAACCACCCTTGCGAATTTTATAAGATACTGCCTCACGGGAGAGCTTCCCGAACTTGAGAACTACAGGCCATGGTTTTCGAACAGGTTTGGGGGATATCTCGAGACGAGTGAGGGAAGGGTGGAATTCGGTCAGGGAAGACTGGATCCCGAACTGTTTTCCTTCACTTCTTTCATATCGGAGGGAGTGGACAACACCCTCAACGGTTCGAAAAAGGTCGCTTCCTTCCTTATGGAAAGCTACAGAAACAGACCCGAAGCAGTGGAACTTGAAAGGATATTGAACGAGGATTTCTCTGTCTTGATGAAGAAGACAAAAGAACTGGAGGCTGAGATCTCAAACCTGAAAGAGAGAGTTGAGGCCTGGAAAGAAAAAAGGCGATCGCTCCTTCTGGTTTTGAAGAGAAAGAAAGAGCTTTCGCGGGATCTTCAGGAGAAGAGAAGACTTCTGGAGGAAGAGATCAATAGATTCGAGAGTGAAAAATCTGAGAGATTGTCTTCTATCGAAGCCAGAATCAATGAGATGAAAGCGGAGCTTCTCCGTGTTGAAAAAGAACTCGAGGAGATCGAAAGGAAAACAGCGGTTTCCGAAGAAAAAGTTCGTGAAGCGATCGAGATTGCCCAGAAACTGGATTATTTGAGAGAGCGCGGTAAAGAACTGGAAAAAGAGATAGAATCACTCGAGGAAAAATCGAAAGATACGGAAGAAAGACTGAAGACGATCATGAAAGACTTCTCCGTCAGCAGTCTTGAGGAACTGAAACTCAAGTTGGAGAACATGAAGTTACAGATAGAACTGGTGGAAAACGAACAGAAAGCAAAGCTGAACGAGATAATAGGTCATCTCAGAGAGCCTCTCAGGGAAATAGATGAAAAACTCGAAGAAACTCAGGCAAAGATCGAAAATACAGGTGACGACATGAAGCGCTTCGACAAAACACTTTCTATTTTCAGGATTTTTGTTGCCGTTTTCCTGACCTTTGCACTGGTTTCCATCATCTTTGCCTTTCTCAAGTCGGGATACCTGTTCTTCTATCTGACACTGGCAGGAACAGGTGCCTCTGCGATTTCCATGTGGAACTATTACAGGTTGAGAAGGAAATTGTTTGAACTTGAAAGTGAGCTCATGAATCTTTCGACGCAAAAGAGGTCGTTGATCGAGAGAAAGAACCAGATCGTGAGCAAGCTGAAGGAAACCGCAGGTGTTGATAACATCGAAGAACTCGAAAAATTTTTGAGGGATCAGATCGTGAAGAAGGTCTTCGAAAGAATACCGTTTCTTTCGAAGTACGGAAGTGAACCACGAAAGGCGGTTGAAAACGTGGAAGAACAGATGAGAGAACTTCTGATTTTGAAAAGCTCCGTTGAGGCTTCTCTATCTGCCAAGAAAAAGAATCTGGAAGAACTGCAGGAGTACTCCAGAGAGCAGGAAGAAGTACTGAAAAACACGCTGAAGGAAATAGGAGTCGACAGCGAAGATGAATTGAAGGTGTTGAGAGACCTTCTGGAAAGACGTGCAAATCTGAGGAAAACCAGAGATTCACTGGAAAAAGAAATCGCTAACCTCATGAAAGAAAAAGAAGAGATAGAATCGAGCAGATCAAACGCGAGAATAGAAGAACTCAAAAGAGAAGTGGAACAGATAGAAAGTGAACTGGAGAAACTCGTGGTTTCACCTCTCGAAGAACCTTTCGATGTTCTGGAAGCGCTTTTCAGGAAGAAGGTTGAACTCGAGATTTTTGAGCGGGCCATTGGTTACATTCCCGAGTTTAAGGATCGGATCAAAAAAGAACACGAGGAACTGTTGAGGGGTTACACAAGGGATCTGGCAGTAGAGTTGACGGATGTTTACAGAAGGTTCTTCAAGGAAAATCAGGTTTTCAAGGTTTCTCCGGATCTGATGGTGACGATCAACGTTCCCGAAGAAAAAAAGGTTGTCGATGTGTTGAACACCTCCGCTTTGAAACTCCTGAGTTTTCAGATGAAGAGGTTTATAAGTCGTGTTCTGGAGGTTGAGAGCCCCCTTGTTGTGGACAACACTTTTGTCGATCTGGACGATGAGAAGATAGACCTACTCTGGCAGGAACTGAAAGAGGTGTCCAAGACCAGACAGGTTGTACTATTCACCAGCGACAGGAGGCTTTTGAAAGAAGAACCCGTTTTGAAACTCTAA
- a CDS encoding sigma-70 family RNA polymerase sigma factor has protein sequence MLKYRLRSKRVEELVEYAQAGFKEAIDLIVEKYYPMVVKIASQYFASWAEHEDIVQNGLVGLIKAIFYYDKTKSSFTSFAWRSVDSEIKSFLTYLNRKKNRMLSDAVNVDGMEKEEDDAPFEVPDSETDVARSAFSGIILETVLELLNEKEKEIFLRWLDGCSYSEIAKELGVNTKKVDNTVQKVKRMISGLG, from the coding sequence ATGCTGAAATACAGACTGAGAAGTAAGAGAGTTGAAGAACTCGTTGAGTACGCGCAGGCAGGATTCAAAGAAGCCATCGACCTCATTGTTGAGAAGTATTACCCTATGGTTGTTAAGATCGCTTCCCAGTATTTTGCGAGCTGGGCCGAACACGAAGATATAGTTCAAAACGGCCTTGTGGGATTGATAAAGGCGATTTTCTATTACGATAAAACCAAAAGCTCTTTCACGTCTTTTGCATGGAGGAGTGTTGACTCCGAGATAAAGTCCTTTCTCACTTATCTGAACAGAAAGAAGAACAGGATGCTCTCAGACGCTGTGAACGTGGATGGTATGGAAAAAGAGGAAGATGACGCACCTTTTGAAGTGCCCGATAGCGAGACCGATGTTGCCAGAAGCGCATTTTCTGGCATAATTTTAGAAACAGTCCTTGAACTATTGAATGAAAAAGAAAAAGAGATCTTTCTCAGATGGCTTGATGGATGCTCATACAGCGAGATAGCGAAAGAGCTCGGTGTGAACACAAAGAAAGTTGACAACACGGTTCAGAAGGTGAAGAGAATGATTTCTGGATTAGGGTGA